The Candidatus Angelobacter sp. DNA segment TGGCGCGCCGGATCAACGCCTGCACGCGGGCCAGCAGTTCACTGAAGGCAAACGGTTTCACAAGGTAGTCGTCCCCTCCGCTTTGCAGCCCCTTGATCCGGTCGTCCACGGAGGCGCGCGCGCTCAGAATGAGGACCGGCAGGTTCACTTTGCGGTTGCGCAGCTCCTGGACGAGGCTCAAGCCGTCCAGCTTCGGAAGCATGATGTCCACCACCGCCGCGTCGTAGGGCGTGCTCGTCGCCAGAATCAGGCCCTCTTCACCATCGGCCGCGTGGTCAGCAGCGAAGCCGCTCTGTTTCAGCCCCTTGATGACGAATGAGGCAATTTTTTTGTCGTCCTCGACCACCAATATGCGCATGTGGCAGCTTTCCAGACCGGCGTTCGTTGGTTTGCGGACAAATTCGGCTTCAAAGCGACCGGTTTCATTCATTGTGCCACGAGGAATTTCGACGGCAAAAAGAAAACGCCTCCCCGGCGCGCACCCGGGGAGGCTTCGAAACCCCTTATTTTGACTTGCCCTCGTCCACTACGATGTAGTCGCTGCCGCCATGGCTCCAGATTCGCACGAGCACCTGCTTGGTTTTGACGTGCTTGCTTACCTCAACCGCTTCGGCCGCATTGGTCACCGGTTTATGGTCGATCTCCTGGATCACGTCGCCGGGGCGTAAACCGGCGTCGTAGGACGCGGAATCCGGGTCCACGTCCGTGATCAGCGCACCTTTCACCCGGTCCGGAATGTTGAACTGGCTGCGCGCCGTTGAGTCGATATCGCCCACCGTCACCCCGTCGAGCGCGTCGCTGTCATTCTGACCTCGCTCGCTGTTGGCCGAGGCCAGTTTCTGTTCCGGCATCTCTTTGAGTGTCACGGTGAACGTCTTTTCTTTTCCATCGCGGAGGACTTTCAAGGACACTTTGTCGCCGGGTGACAGGCGACCTACCATCAATTGCAGGTTGCGCCGGTCTTTGACGGGCGTCCCATTCAACTCGGTAATGATGTCGCCGTTTTTCAGGCCTGCTTCCGCTGCGGCGCTCTTTTCCTCCACTTGAGTGATCAACGCACCGTTCGCGCTTTCCGGAGC contains these protein-coding regions:
- a CDS encoding response regulator transcription factor; amino-acid sequence: MRILVVEDDKKIASFVIKGLKQSGFAADHAADGEEGLILATSTPYDAAVVDIMLPKLDGLSLVQELRNRKVNLPVLILSARASVDDRIKGLQSGGDDYLVKPFAFSELLARVQALIRRATRETEPTTLAAGDVTMNLITREVRRGDRSIDLQAREFSLLEYLMRNAGKVVSKALILEHVWDYSFDPQTNVVDVVVCRLRNKIDRDFEKKVIHTLRGVGYALKAD